TCGCGTCGCACGCGTCGCGCGACTTCGACCCCTCGCTCACGTGGGAGGCGGTGGAGTGGGTGCGCTCGGTGTCGAAGCTGCCGGTGCTCCTCAAGGGCGTGCTGACGGCGGAGGACACGGCGCGCGCGGTGGCGGCGGGCGTGGACGGCGTCATCGTGTCCAACCACGGCGGCCGGCAGCTGGACGGGGCCATCCCCCCGCTGGAGGCGCTGCCGGAGGTGGTGGCCACGGCGAAGGGCCGCTGCGAGGTGCTGATGGACGGCGGCATCCGCCGGGGCACGGACGTGCTCAAGGCCCTGGCGCTGGGCGCGAAGGCGGTGCTGGTGGGCCGCCCGGTGTACTGGGGGCTGGCAACGGGCGGGGAGGAGGGCGTGGGCCACCTGCTGTCGCTGTTGCGCGAGGAGCTGGAGCTGGCGCTGGCGCTCGCGGGCCGGCCCTCGCTGCCGTCGCTGGACGCGTCGGTGCTGCGGCGCAGGACCTTCTGAGTCGGCCGGGGCGGTCCTCGCCCCGGCTTTTCGGCTAGGCTCCCACCCTGGAGGGGGTCTCAGGCCGTGCCGATGCTCGTCTACAACCCAGGGCAGCCGGATGAGCTGTCCTTCCCGCTGGGGGACGCGCCCATCACCATTGGCCGCGCGGATGACCAGGGCATCTGCATCCCCCACCGCAGCCTGTCGCGCCAGCACGCCCGCATCGAGCCGGCCGACGGGCGCTTCTTCGTCACCGACCTGCAGAGCAAGAACGGCACCTTCGTCAACGGCGTGCAGATCCGCCGCAAGGAGCTGCGCCCCGGCGACACGCTGACGCTGGGCGAGCTCGTCTTCCTGCTCACGCACGAACCCCCGCCTTCCACGGTCCCGGGCCAGGCCGGCGCGGCGGCCGGCGCGTCCGACGAGCCCCGTCCCCAGCTCACGCGCGCGCTCACCCGCGTGCCGCTGAAGACGCTGGTGCAGGCGGTGTCCGACCCGGAGCGCTCCGCGGCGGAGGCCGCCAGCGCGGCCACGCGCGCCCGGGAGCGGATGCGCATCCTCCAGGAGGTGGCGAAGCTGCTGTCCGTCACGGACGACCTGGAGGCGCTGCCCGGCAAGGTGCTGGACCTGGCGTTCCAGATCCTCCGCGTGGACCGGGGCGTCATCCTGCTCATGGACGAGGGCACCGGGAAGCTGGAGCCGCGCGTGACGAAGACGGCCGAGGGCGCGGCCGTGCGCGGGCCCATCTACAGCCAGAACATCGTGGACTTCGTGCTGCGCAAGAGCGTGGCGGCCCTCTTCTCCGACGCGGTGAACGACCCGCGCCTGGGCGCCGCGGAGTCCGTCATCTTCAGCTCGATCCGCGCCTCCATGTGCGTGCCGCTCAAGCCCCGCGACGAGGTGCTGGGCGTGCTGTACGTGGACAACGTCTCCACGCCCAAGAGCTTCTCCGAGGACGACCTGGACTTCCTCGTCGCGTTCGCGGGACAGGCGGCGCTCGCGCTGGAGAACGCCCGGCTCTACCGCCGCATCGAGCAGGAGACGGTGCAGCGCATGCAGCTCATCATGGACGCGAAGCTGGCCTCGCTCGCGGCCATGGTGGGCGGCATGGCGCACGAGCTGCGCAACCCGCTCAACTTCATCAGCAACTTCGCCGGCCTGTCCGTGGGCCTCACGGAGGACCTGGCCGCGGTGATGGAGCCGCAGCGCGACCGGCTGACGCCGGACTCCGTGCGCGACGTGGACGAGGCGCTCGCGTGCCTGCGCACCAACGTCCAGAAGATCAACGAGCACGGCCGCCGCGCGGACGCGCTCATCCAGGGCATGCTCCAGCACGCGCGCCGCTCGCCCGGCCCTCGCGAGCCGGTGGACTTCAACGCCCTGGTCGCGGAGAGCGTCGCGCTGGGACAGGGCGGCATGCGGGGCGAGCCCCTGACCGTCCACCTGGAGGCCGAGTACGATCCGGCCGCGGGCCGGCTGGAGCTCAGCCGCGCGGAGGTGGGCCGCGTCATCATCAACGTCGTGGACAACGCGCTCTACGCCATGCGTCAGAAGCGCCAGGCCCAGGGCGCCACGTACGTGCCGGTGCTCAAGGTTCGCACCCTCGCGCGTCAGGAGCACGTGGAGGTCCGGCTGCGCGACAACGGGCCGGGCATCCCCTTGGAGAGTGCGGCGAGAATCTTCGACCCCTTCTTCACCACGAAGCCACCGGGGCAGGGGACGGGGCTGGGGTTGTCACTCAGCCATGACATCATCGTGCAGGGCCACCAGGGCACCTTCCGCATGGAGACGGTGCCGGGTGAGTTCACGGAGTTCGTCATCACCCTGCCCAGGCGGGGGGGACGGTCATCAATGGAGCGAGGCTCGGGAACGCGATGAAGAACCCCATGGACCCCCAGCTGCTGGAAGCCTTCCAGGGCCGGTACGAGCTTTTGTCGGAGCTGGGCGAGGGCGGCTTCGGCCGCGTCTACAAGGCCCGCCAGGTGACCACCGGCCAGAACGTGGCGGTGAAGCTGCTCAGGCTGACGGACGGCGCGACGCCGGAGTCCGTGGAGCGCCGCAGCGCGCGCTTCGAGCGCGAGATGAAGCTGTGCGCGCAGATGCACCACCCGAACATCGTGCGGCTCATCGACTCCGGGAGGGCGCAGGGCGGCGCCGTCTACTCCATCTTCGAGTTCGTGCCGGGGAAGAACCTGGCGCAGGTGCTCGCGGAGGAGGGCGTGCTGGACCCCGTGGAGACGCGCCACCTGATGCTCCAGCTCTTGGACGCGCTGGCGTGCGCGCACGCGCAGAACGTGGTGCACCGCGACCTGAAGCCCGCGAACATCATGGTCGTGCCCACCGGCGCGCGGCGCAACGCGCTGGTGCTGGACTTCGGCATCGGGTCGGTGACGGACGAACTGACGCGCTCGGAGCCACAGCCGCGCATCACGTCCACCAATGAGTCGCTGGGCACGCCGTCGTACGCGGCGCCGGAGCAGCTGCGCGGGCAGGCGC
The genomic region above belongs to Corallococcus caeni and contains:
- a CDS encoding FHA domain-containing protein translates to MLVYNPGQPDELSFPLGDAPITIGRADDQGICIPHRSLSRQHARIEPADGRFFVTDLQSKNGTFVNGVQIRRKELRPGDTLTLGELVFLLTHEPPPSTVPGQAGAAAGASDEPRPQLTRALTRVPLKTLVQAVSDPERSAAEAASAATRARERMRILQEVAKLLSVTDDLEALPGKVLDLAFQILRVDRGVILLMDEGTGKLEPRVTKTAEGAAVRGPIYSQNIVDFVLRKSVAALFSDAVNDPRLGAAESVIFSSIRASMCVPLKPRDEVLGVLYVDNVSTPKSFSEDDLDFLVAFAGQAALALENARLYRRIEQETVQRMQLIMDAKLASLAAMVGGMAHELRNPLNFISNFAGLSVGLTEDLAAVMEPQRDRLTPDSVRDVDEALACLRTNVQKINEHGRRADALIQGMLQHARRSPGPREPVDFNALVAESVALGQGGMRGEPLTVHLEAEYDPAAGRLELSRAEVGRVIINVVDNALYAMRQKRQAQGATYVPVLKVRTLARQEHVEVRLRDNGPGIPLESAARIFDPFFTTKPPGQGTGLGLSLSHDIIVQGHQGTFRMETVPGEFTEFVITLPRRGGRSSMERGSGTR